The Paraburkholderia sp. SOS3 genome includes a region encoding these proteins:
- a CDS encoding ABC transporter ATP-binding protein, whose translation MTATPLVQADGIVRRDAVHGTILLQPTDFALAGGDRVAVTGPSGSGKSVLLRALALLDPLSAGHVRWRGKAVSRAAIPRYRRAVAYIRQRPALLDGSVEDNLRYPFSLSVYRDARFERGYAEALATRAGRGAGFLERQASELSGGEAQIVALIRVLQLVPDVLLLDEPTASLDPESTVACEALINAWFDDAATPRAWIWVSHDAAQAARVGKRQLIMRAGVLSEKAEQAEQAEQADSRLYAHRDSAENTAQHSAKPDIAAGKESTR comes from the coding sequence ATGACGGCTACTCCCCTCGTACAGGCCGACGGCATCGTGCGCCGCGACGCCGTGCACGGCACGATCCTGTTGCAGCCGACCGATTTCGCGCTCGCCGGCGGCGATCGCGTCGCGGTCACCGGTCCTTCGGGCTCGGGCAAGAGCGTGCTGCTGCGTGCGCTCGCGCTGCTCGACCCGCTTTCGGCCGGGCACGTGCGCTGGCGCGGCAAGGCCGTGTCTCGCGCCGCGATTCCGCGCTACCGCCGCGCGGTCGCTTATATCCGGCAGCGCCCCGCGCTGCTCGACGGCAGCGTCGAAGACAATCTGCGCTATCCGTTCTCGCTCTCCGTCTATCGCGATGCGCGCTTCGAGCGCGGCTACGCCGAAGCACTCGCGACGCGCGCGGGCCGCGGCGCGGGCTTTCTCGAACGTCAGGCAAGCGAACTATCGGGCGGCGAAGCGCAGATCGTCGCGTTGATCCGCGTGTTGCAACTCGTGCCCGATGTGCTGCTGCTCGACGAGCCGACCGCGTCGCTCGATCCCGAATCGACGGTCGCGTGCGAGGCGCTGATCAATGCATGGTTCGACGATGCCGCGACGCCGCGCGCATGGATCTGGGTTTCGCACGACGCGGCTCAGGCGGCGCGCGTCGGCAAGCGGCAATTGATCATGCGCGCAGGCGTGCTGAGCGAAAAAGCGGAACAAGCGGAACAAGCAGAACAAGCGGATAGCAGGCTTTACGCGCATCGCGACAGCGCCGAAAACACCGCACAACACAGCGCAAAACCCGACATCGCAGCCGGCAAGGAATCGACACGATGA
- a CDS encoding ABC transporter permease — translation MTLQDLSLWQVGIAALLIVVNGALSLLLKLDLERKLAWAAARTIVQLLAVGYVLGWVFSHARWYFVLPLMIAMTLIAGFAGAGRSKRTYAGQRADSIVSIWAGSWLVAAVGLFVVIGIHPWYEPQYAIPILGMILGNALTGVSLGIERMTEELTARRDRVEMALALGATRWEAAQGPARDAVRAGMIPTLNQMTVVGVVSLPGMMTGQVLAGQSPLQAVRYQIVIMFLIAAASALATVGAVLLTYRKLFSAEHRFLASRLVERAR, via the coding sequence ATGACATTGCAAGACTTAAGCCTGTGGCAAGTCGGCATCGCCGCGCTGCTGATCGTCGTCAACGGCGCGCTGTCGCTGCTGCTCAAGCTCGATCTCGAACGCAAGCTCGCGTGGGCGGCAGCGCGCACGATCGTCCAGTTGCTTGCGGTCGGATATGTGCTCGGCTGGGTGTTCAGCCACGCGCGCTGGTATTTCGTGCTACCGCTCATGATCGCGATGACGCTGATCGCCGGCTTTGCGGGCGCGGGACGCAGCAAACGGACCTACGCCGGTCAGCGTGCGGACAGCATTGTGTCGATCTGGGCCGGTTCGTGGCTCGTCGCGGCGGTCGGGCTGTTCGTCGTGATCGGCATCCACCCGTGGTACGAGCCGCAGTATGCGATTCCGATTCTCGGCATGATCCTCGGCAATGCGCTAACGGGCGTCTCGCTCGGCATCGAGCGGATGACCGAGGAACTGACGGCGCGGCGCGACCGCGTCGAAATGGCGCTCGCGCTCGGCGCGACGCGTTGGGAAGCCGCGCAGGGACCGGCACGCGACGCGGTGCGCGCCGGCATGATCCCGACGCTCAATCAGATGACGGTAGTCGGCGTGGTCAGCCTGCCCGGCATGATGACGGGTCAGGTGCTGGCGGGCCAGTCGCCGCTGCAGGCCGTGCGCTATCAGATCGTCATCATGTTCCTGATCGCGGCCGCGTCGGCGCTTGCCACGGTCGGCGCGGTGCTGCTCACGTATCGCAAGCTGTTCTCGGCCGAGCACCGGTTTCTCGCGTCGCGGCTCGTCGAGCGCGCCCGCTAG
- a CDS encoding DUF6013 family protein codes for MSKSMRIGSSFSAVSVAAFFACMLAVLPASSLAATPITVTSKASTDGPIRYTVKVTSKQFGNSQETRTIRSGESDDFTWKTVPPGGPVPAPDECPNYASLALDSNGAMIRQTQIRFAPVVAKDGTATVQLNFQAQTPHGTKDVTSHGKTLKCPDYTAVSQVLRFTMPTNGSTKTLTLSDGSQIAVTAKR; via the coding sequence ATGAGCAAAAGCATGCGTATCGGCTCGAGCTTCTCCGCCGTTTCTGTTGCTGCCTTCTTCGCCTGCATGCTGGCCGTGTTGCCTGCGAGCAGTCTTGCCGCGACGCCGATCACCGTCACGTCGAAAGCGTCCACCGATGGACCGATCCGCTACACGGTGAAGGTCACGTCGAAGCAGTTCGGCAATTCGCAGGAAACCCGCACGATCCGCTCGGGCGAATCCGACGACTTCACATGGAAGACCGTGCCGCCCGGGGGCCCGGTGCCCGCGCCGGACGAATGCCCGAACTACGCGTCGTTAGCGCTCGATTCGAACGGCGCGATGATCCGCCAGACGCAGATCCGTTTTGCACCGGTCGTCGCGAAGGACGGCACGGCAACGGTGCAACTGAACTTCCAGGCGCAAACGCCGCATGGCACGAAGGACGTCACGAGCCATGGCAAGACGCTCAAGTGTCCCGACTACACGGCGGTGAGCCAGGTGCTCCGCTTTACGATGCCGACCAACGGCAGCACGAAGACCTTGACGCTCAGCGATGGGTCGCAGATCGCGGTGACGGCGAAGCGGTAA
- a CDS encoding zinc-binding alcohol dehydrogenase family protein, translating into MKAVGLYRYLPISEPEALLDLDIDKPTPTGRDLLVKVEAISVNPVDYKVRAPKDTVETTPRVLGWDAAGTVAAVGPEVTLFKVGDPVFYAGSITRPGANSEFHLVDERIVGRKPASLDFTQAAALPLTAITAWEALFARLHVSPQGADAGRTVLIIGGAGGVGSIGIQLAKQLAKLTVIATASRPASAKWAKELGADHIVDHFGDMPAQLKALGIPQVDYVLMFNDTDRHFPAAAEMIKPQGAICTIVENERPVPVELLKAKSGAFHWEFMFTRAMFGTSDMIEQHKLLTEVARLVDAGTLRTTVGEDLGRINAGNLRRAHRMLEEGRAIGKLVLTGF; encoded by the coding sequence ATGAAAGCCGTAGGACTTTATCGCTACCTGCCGATCAGCGAGCCCGAAGCGCTGCTCGATCTCGACATCGACAAGCCCACGCCGACCGGCCGCGATCTGCTCGTGAAGGTCGAGGCGATTTCGGTGAACCCTGTCGACTACAAGGTGCGCGCGCCGAAGGATACCGTCGAGACGACGCCGCGCGTGCTCGGCTGGGATGCCGCGGGCACGGTCGCCGCGGTTGGCCCGGAGGTCACGCTGTTCAAGGTCGGCGATCCGGTGTTCTATGCGGGCAGCATTACGCGTCCGGGCGCGAACAGCGAATTTCATCTTGTCGACGAGCGGATCGTCGGACGCAAGCCGGCCTCGCTCGACTTCACGCAGGCGGCCGCATTGCCGCTCACGGCGATTACCGCGTGGGAAGCCCTGTTTGCGCGCCTGCATGTGTCGCCGCAAGGCGCCGATGCAGGCCGCACGGTACTGATCATCGGCGGGGCGGGCGGGGTCGGTTCGATCGGCATCCAGCTCGCGAAGCAGCTCGCGAAGCTCACGGTCATTGCGACCGCGTCGCGGCCGGCGTCGGCGAAGTGGGCGAAAGAACTCGGCGCCGATCATATCGTCGATCATTTCGGCGATATGCCGGCGCAATTGAAAGCGCTTGGCATCCCGCAAGTCGACTATGTGCTGATGTTCAACGATACCGATCGGCATTTTCCGGCCGCCGCCGAAATGATCAAACCGCAAGGTGCGATCTGCACGATCGTCGAGAACGAACGGCCGGTGCCCGTCGAGCTGTTGAAAGCGAAGAGCGGCGCGTTTCACTGGGAGTTCATGTTCACGCGCGCGATGTTCGGCACGTCCGACATGATCGAGCAGCACAAGCTGCTGACCGAGGTCGCGCGGCTCGTCGACGCGGGCACGTTGCGCACGACGGTCGGCGAGGATCTCGGGCGCATCAACGCCGGGAATCTGCGCCGCGCGCACCGGATGCTCGAGGAGGGGCGCGCGATCGGCAAGCTCGTGCTGACAGGCTTTTGA